Proteins co-encoded in one Artemia franciscana chromosome 10, ASM3288406v1, whole genome shotgun sequence genomic window:
- the LOC136032410 gene encoding uncharacterized protein LOC136032410 produces the protein MYKKLRVQVKVPSPNGPIVLPNAIPVRKGIRQGAISSPRLYNNSVLEAQKLVQMSCIFRGLDVTLLNYADDIFNLSRCLSRIEENFQILDDAYREIGLSFNASKSEIVAFNRRNADCIDLAVKFGAQEVPLSDSIMYLGMPIGHNMASTRARQISNFAEKARKAYGALSSTKAKYNRQIRARLYNALVIPHFLALSPFWHIFSVSDKRNLRSLFYKYAKFLLNTPPWVKNSKMSARFGITDPIAAVTKRRSEFLGSLGPSSLAIAIRP, from the coding sequence ATGTATAAGAAGCTTCGAGTCCAAGTTAAAGTCCCGTCTCCTAACGGGCCGATTGTATTACCAAATGCTATTCCGGTTAGAAAGGGCATTAGGCAGGGTGCAATTTCGTCACCCCGGTTGTATAATAATAGTGTTCTCGAGGCCCAAAAGTTAGTGCAAATGAGCTGCATTTTCCGAGGTTTGGATGTAACATTACTTAATTacgcagatgatatttttaatttaagtagatGTTTGTCtcgtattgaagaaaattttcagattctagATGATGCTTATAGAGAGATAGGCCTATCTTTTAATGCAAGTAAAAGCGAGATTGTTGCTTTCAATAGGAGAAATGCAGATTGTATAGATCTTGCTGTCAAATTTGGTGCTCAAGAGGTTCCACTGTCTGACTCCATAATGTACTTAGGAATGCCTATAGGTCATAACATGGCATCTACACGTGCTCGCCAAATAAGTAATTTCGCAGAAAAGGCACGTAAGGCTTACGGGGCGCTATCTTCAACTAAAGCGAAATATAATCGACAAATTCGAGCTAGGCTATATAATGCACTGGTGATCCCACACTTTCTGGCTTTATCACCGTTTTGGCATATATTTAGTGTTAGCGATAAAAGaaaccttcgatcacttttttacaaatatgcaaaatttcttttaaataccccACCGTGGGTTAAAAATTCCAAGATGTCTGCAAGGTTCGGTATCACAGATCCGATTGCTGCTGTGACGAAACGTCGTTCTGAATTTTTGGGGTCGCTTGGGCCTAGTAGTCTGGCAATTGCAATTCGTCCTTAG